One genomic window of Rhizomicrobium sp. includes the following:
- the lptE gene encoding LPS assembly lipoprotein LptE: MKVRATIIAIAAPLLAACGFHPLYGGMNGAMSTTLSTIYVEPVPDRIGYELRNQMIDLLDGPGTAGGAAYHLKLALTQTTQGVALQSDPNSSSITRYNDTLKVTYTLTDTAGKTVTSGTETGLSAYNVLPTGLLIPLSPQANYGTLAAQQDADKRAAQDIAERIRLDLNVFFAKH; encoded by the coding sequence ATGAAGGTACGCGCGACGATCATCGCCATTGCCGCCCCGCTCCTCGCCGCCTGCGGCTTTCATCCGCTCTATGGCGGGATGAACGGCGCGATGAGCACGACGCTTTCCACGATCTATGTCGAGCCGGTGCCCGACCGCATCGGCTACGAGCTGCGCAACCAGATGATCGACCTGCTCGACGGTCCCGGCACGGCGGGCGGCGCCGCCTATCACCTGAAGCTCGCGCTCACCCAGACGACGCAGGGCGTCGCCTTGCAGAGCGATCCGAACTCCTCGTCGATCACCCGCTACAACGACACGCTGAAAGTGACCTACACGCTGACCGACACGGCCGGAAAGACCGTGACCAGCGGCACCGAGACCGGCCTTTCGGCCTACAACGTGTTGCCGACGGGCCTTTTGATCCCGCTGAGCCCGCAAGCCAATTACGGCACCCTCGCCGCGCAGCAGGACGCCGACAAGCGCGCCGCCCAGGACATCGCCGAACGCATCCGCCTCGACCTCAACGTGTTCTTCGCAAAGCATTAG
- the holA gene encoding DNA polymerase III subunit delta, giving the protein MRGQAMTEIKGAGVDRALSHFPKEMVAALIFGPDQGLVRERAETLIKSVVPDLKDPFLIADLDDSTLASDPARLFDEAAAISMLGGRRVVRVRGAGNGLAKLFERFLDDPAGDALIVVEGGDLARGTGLRKLFEGADNAAAIACYGDSARDLPDVIRDALRAEGLAIAPDALADAASRLGSDRGVTRRELEKLALYARGQKQISLEDVRAVLGDEAEVRAEEALDAAGQGDLKKLDLALERLWIAGTSPAAIIRMGLSHFQRLALTKSEMEKGDTLDNALRKLRPPLHFMRQAAFKAQTSIWDTQRLLEACDLLLETEALTRTTAVPAETVTARALFNIAAMARSRR; this is encoded by the coding sequence ATGCGCGGCCAAGCGATGACCGAGATCAAGGGCGCCGGGGTCGATCGCGCACTCTCCCATTTCCCCAAGGAGATGGTGGCCGCGCTGATCTTCGGGCCCGACCAGGGCCTGGTGCGCGAGCGCGCCGAAACGCTGATCAAATCGGTGGTGCCCGACCTGAAGGACCCGTTCCTGATCGCCGACCTGGACGATTCCACGCTCGCCTCCGATCCGGCGCGGCTGTTCGACGAGGCGGCGGCGATCTCCATGCTGGGCGGACGCCGCGTGGTGCGGGTGCGCGGCGCCGGCAACGGCCTCGCCAAGCTGTTCGAGCGTTTCCTCGACGATCCCGCTGGCGACGCGCTCATCGTGGTCGAAGGCGGCGATCTGGCGCGCGGCACCGGCCTGCGCAAGCTGTTCGAGGGCGCCGACAACGCCGCCGCCATCGCCTGCTATGGCGACAGCGCGCGCGACCTCCCCGATGTTATCCGCGACGCGCTGCGCGCCGAGGGCCTCGCCATCGCGCCCGATGCGCTGGCCGATGCCGCGTCGCGGCTGGGCTCCGACCGCGGCGTCACCCGCCGCGAATTGGAAAAGCTCGCGCTCTACGCCCGGGGCCAAAAACAGATCAGCCTGGAAGATGTCCGCGCCGTGCTCGGCGACGAGGCGGAAGTGCGGGCCGAGGAAGCGCTCGACGCCGCCGGCCAGGGCGACCTGAAGAAACTCGACCTCGCGCTGGAGCGGTTGTGGATCGCCGGCACCTCGCCGGCCGCGATCATCCGCATGGGGCTGTCGCATTTCCAGCGGCTGGCGCTGACCAAATCCGAGATGGAAAAAGGCGACACGCTCGATAACGCGCTGCGCAAGCTGCGCCCGCCGCTGCATTTCATGCGCCAGGCCGCCTTCAAGGCCCAGACGAGCATCTGGGATACCCAGCGCCTGCTCGAAGCCTGCGACCTGTTGCTGGAGACCGAGGCGCTGACGCGCACCACCGCCGTTCCGGCCGAAACCGTGACGGCTCGCGCCCTCTTCAATATCGCGGCGATGGCGCGGAGCAGAAGATGA